In the Anastrepha obliqua isolate idAnaObli1 chromosome 1, idAnaObli1_1.0, whole genome shotgun sequence genome, one interval contains:
- the LOC129239004 gene encoding odorant receptor 83a-like translates to MLPARNQNFSATQVCANPNGCILNVKRQDLFKFIRWLMWFTAFCSIPLENCLPRRLKDYSAHLNVALEIFLLLAVFHIFVLYIFTFYFNYENGDLEFLVSCSIEMLLYSWALSVKIYFRRIRPDLVCGIMEYVNREHITHSAVGFSYVTMKDCLEKLNAGTKTFVCCCFSGVTFRLLLPIFYEERSLPLPCWYPIDYKTTFIYPMAYFLQIVAQLQLAATFALSSVYFMVLCFLLSAQFDILNCSLKNIMATAYIYMGASRDELIQLREQQYIADAEINQYFVVKEVAVDLDCLQHLLNPQIPRSANFREGFQRALKQCAEHHRFILCALQKIESLYSMLWFFKTLEVTFAICTIAFDVVKSSNGKSILQVLSLAQYMVLVLWEMLMICYGGEIIYVNSQRCDEALLRSPWYLHSREVRADILFFLMHAQRAFKLTGGKFYPLQLQKFREIVTTSFSFFTLLQNMDMRN, encoded by the exons ATGTTGCCGGCAAGGAATCAAAACTTTAGTGCAACTCAGGTTTGTGCCAATCCCAATGGCTGTATTTTGAATGTGAAGCGCCAGGATCTGTTCAAATTTATACGCTGGCTTATGTGGTTTACCGCCTTTTGTTCAATACCGCTCGAAAATTGTCTACCAAGACGATTGAAGGACTATAGCGCGCACCTTAATGTGGCATTGGAAATATTTCTGCTTTTGGCGGTATTTCACATCTTTGTGCTCTACATCTTCACCTTTTACTTCAATTATGAAAATGGCGATTTGGAGTTCTTAGTTAGTTGTTCCATTGAAATGTTGCTCTACTCCTGGGCGCTTTCGGTAAAGATATACTTTCGACGCATACGACCCGATCTGGTCTGTGGAATTATGGAATATGTGAATAGGGAGCATATAACACACTCGGCAGTGG GCTTCAGTTATGTAACAATGAAAGATTGTTTGGAGAAGTTGAATGCAGGAACAAAAACCTTCGTTTGCTGTTGCTTTTCGGGTGTAACATTTCGGCTCTTATTGCCGATTTTCTATGAGGAACGTTCGCTGCCACTGCCCTGCTGGTATCCTATCGATTATAAG ACGACTTTCATCTACCCAATGGCTTACTTTCTGCAAATCGTAGCCCAACTACAATTGGCTGCCACATTTGCTCTCAGTAGCGTCTACTTCATGGTGCTTTGCTTTCTGCTCTCGGCACAATTTGACATTCTCAATTGTAGTTTAAAGAACATAATGGCCACAGCCTACATTTATATGGGTGCCAGCAGAGATGAGTTGAT CCAATTGCGGGAGCAACAGTATATCGCAGACGCGGAGATCAATCAGTATTTTGTTGTCAAAGAAGTGGCTGTGGATCTAGATTGCCTACAACATTTATTGAATCCACAAATACCGAGGTCGGCGAATTTTCGTGAGGGCTTTCAACGCGCATTAAAGCAATGCGCTGAGCATCACCGCTTCATATTATGCGCCCTACAAAAAATTGAGAGTTTGTATTCGATGCTGTGGTTCTTCAAGACACTCGAAGTTACTTTCGCCATTTGCACAATAGCCTTCGATGTTGTCAAG TCCTCAAATGGCAAATCCATCTTACAAGTGCTTTCGCTGGCCCAGTATATGGTTTTGGTGCTTTGGGAAATGCTTATGATTTGCTACGGTGGCGAGATAATCTATGTGAATAGTCAACGTTGTGACGAGGCTCTGTTGCGCAGTCCCTGGTATTTGCATTCTCGCGAAGTACGTGCagatattttattctttttgatGCATGCGCAGCGCGCTTTCAAATTAACTGGTGGTAAATTTTATCCTCTGCAGTTGCAAAAGTTTCGTGAG
- the LOC129253490 gene encoding odorant receptor 83a-like translates to MESSPVKTSPLKQYPPHSNHQGHPLNVQRRDMFRFIRWNFWFTAMYRLPLERYFPTWLRHVAIILDWAYELFLYFTLLHIDILFMFTIYLNQEKGDLELIVSCMIQTVIYTWALVIKVFFKRIQSKRLQNLMEYLNNESQMHSAAGFTYVTMDDTAALSNTWITVFLICCYAGVTFWLVVPILNRDHSLPLACWYPIDYKVPYIYEIVYLLQIIGQLQIAGAFGCTSAFYLLVSVLISGQFDILNCSLKNILATTYLYLGKSKAKLIELREAQQIANCELNQYYSAKEYITDLDCLPHLMDVRTMKPKNFHAAFKMAFVPCIMHHRYILVGLHELEKLYSFVWFLKTLEVTLLICLVAFAWVKRSPWYLHSREIKNDALFFILNAQRPFRLTGGKMYNLNVEKFRSILTTSFSILTILQKMDQREAQSK, encoded by the exons ATGGAGTCAAGTCCAGTAAAAACTTCGCCACTCAAACAGTATCCGCCCCACTCAAATCATCAAGGCCATCCGCTCAATGTGCAGCGCCGTGATATGTTTAGATTCATACGCTGGAATTTTTGGTTTACCGCCATGTATCGTCTGCCACTCGAACGATATTTTCCAACTTGGCTCCGTCACGTGGCCATCATTTTAGATTGGGCTTATGaactgtttttatatttcacaCTGCTACACATCGACATACTCTTTATGTTCACTATTTATTTAAATCAGGAAAAAGGTGACTTGGAGCTGATAGTCAGTTGTATGATACAGACTGTTATCTATACGTGGGCGTTGGTCATAAAAGTTTTCTTCAAGCGCATACAATCTAAAcgtttacaaaatttaatggaaTATCTCAATAATGAGTCTCAAATGCACTCAGCCGCTG GATTCACCTATGTCACAATGGACGACACCGCCGCGCTGTCAAATACATGGATTACTGTATTTTTGATTTGCTGTTATGCTGGCGTCACATTTTGGCTAGTTGTTCCAATCTTAAATAGAGATCACAGTTTGCCACTAGCCTGCTGGTATCCAATCGATTACAAG GTTCCATATATTTATGAAATTGTTTACTTACTCCAAATTATTGGGCAACTACAAATCGCTGGTGCTTTTGGCTGTACAAGCGCCTTCTATCTGCTAGTTTCTGTGCTAATATCCGGTCAGTTCGATATCCTCAACTGCAGTCTCAAGAATATATTAGCCACCACATATCTGTATTTAGGAAAATCCAAGGCAAAGCTTAT AGAACTGCGCGAAGCACAGCAAATCGCCAACTGTGAGCTCAATCAATATTATAGCGCTAAAGAATATATCACCGATCTAGATTGCCTTCCACATTTGATGGATGTGAGAACTATGAAACCCAAAAATTTCCACGCCGCTTTCAAAATGGCTTTCGTACCCTGTATAATGCATCATCGCTATATACTTGTCGGACTTCATGAATTGGAGAAGCTGTACAGCTTCGTTTGGTTCCTCAAAACATTAGAAGTAACACTGCTGATTTGCTTAGTCGCATTTGCTTGGGTCAAg CGTAGCCCTTGGTACTTACATTCTCGTGAGATAAAAAACGATGCTTTGTTTTTCATACTGAATGCTCAGCGACCATTTCGATTGACCGGCGGGAAGATGTATAACTTGAATGTGGAAAAATTTCGCAGC ATTTTAACTACTTCCTTTTCGATTTTGACTATTCTGCAAAAAATGGATCAGAGAGAAGCACagtcaaaataa